gaATTATTATAACATTCGCTTTTATTAATCTAGATTTAATACAATCAGCTTGGACGCAAAATGAGCAAACAGCTCAGAAAGTTAGGAATCTTTCATTTACAATAGCACTGTCCCAAGCAATTGGACCAAGAACATCTCACATTACAGAAACTCAGGTTACTCTCAAGTTAATAATTACTTATAAAGGACGAACCAATAAGAATGATCGCCTTGAATATCTCCGGAATCGTGGAAGCAACAGGACAATTTTTCGAATGCAACTTGTGTGGTATAGTCGTAATGATTTCTTTGCAGTACTCTCTGcctaaggggtcattccggttagcgcgtcaataaattcagcgattttcaggagtTTATTGCGACGAAAGTAATTATAGAAATGAAATAACCATGTCCCTATTTTAGGGACAACGAAACAAAGTAGTAGTAGCTTCTTCTATTAGaataataaagacgattaataataataataataatatctggtAAGCGACTCCACCTGCAAAAAATCGATACAGCCATATGATGACTCCTTTCATACCAAACAACTTTTATTGGAAAAAATTTTCTGTTACTTCCACGGTTCCGGAAATATTCAAGGTGGCAATTTTTATTCGTCCATTCTGCATAATTTCAGTCCCTATTCCACATTTTATAATACAATTTAATTAcctacaaaatatttatttcatttatatatgaatttaatatttcattttcagATAATGCTGCCATGTAGCAAACCAGGTCATTTATATAGTATTGACGTAGAGAGTGCAAATGCTGGAATCCCATATGCAGATTCATTTAGTGTATTACTTCATTATTGTATAACCAGTCTTTCTGAAAACGAAACAAGTATCGCAATCTATGCTCAAATAAAGTACAAAAAGAATGTTTGGGGGTTTGTAAAaggtaaaaaatatagaatttatgTTTCTTTCTATTTGTAATGTTTAATTTatcttttaacaattaaaataggCGTTATCGAAAAAAATTGTTGGACTGGAATGGaggaatatttttcaagtttgaTGAAGGCATTAGGCGTGGAATGTGAAGAGAGTACGAATACAGTTGGACTAAAAAGAAAAGCGAGAAGAAGACGCCGCGCTACAGGACCTGGTATCACTCTGCAAAGTCATGCTTCAGATCATGCATCTTCCAATTTACAAGCTTCTTTGAATCTGTCACATATTAATGACACAACTGGTACGAAGACAATACAACATTGTATTGTAATATCTTAAGAGAGATCACGGCTGTGGGCTCGCCGATGTCAACGAAACTTTTTGTAATGGATCTAGAGCGAAAATGAACAGATACCTATCTCTTCGTTCGCGTCAATGCGCATTATTTACATAGACATTTAACATTAATGttacatcgaaaagtcctttactgtTTTGGAATCCGAGGCTTCTTTCTCAAGATATTAACATTTGAATATTAACGGTGggacttccgggccgcgcagtttaaagccgagtcagctgagcgcgcggtaGCGCCtaactaggcgccagaatcggcttcccttcggaaacttggcaacgttgcatgtcactagaaccacTGTGTGCGTGCGTCTGTATCCACGCGTGTCTACTGCTAGGTGTCACTGCCCCGCGCTCAGCTGTCTTGGCTTTTAAACTGCGTGGCCCGAAAGttcgaccgctaatattcaactgttaatatcttgagaacgaagcctcggatcacaaaacggtaaaggacttttcgatgtctttttgcatcagaatATTGCATGTTCTCGGAAGTCCCTGAAttatgggacaccctgtatacatattaTGTCTGCTCATTTTCGCTCTACATACACTACAAAAAGTTTCGTTGAAGTCGATTAACCCATAGCTAcgatctttccttgttagtatATTGTAAGATTAGGAATTATTGGTAATTGTAACTTAAGAAACATAacgtgtattttttaaatatatagttTCTGGTGTTCGGGGCGATTCCAATATGATAGTTAGTTCAATACTTCTGATTGCTGTATTGTGTTTGATGATTATTAATGGCCTACTATATTATAAACTGTGGAGTTTAGAAGAAGCTGCAGCTTATACAATCATGGACTTACATGTATTAAAGTATGTATTACTTACgtagtatttattattatattataaaattgtggAATTTCTAGAAGTACTCCTAAGACTGAGGAAGATTGGATTCATTTACTACAACAGCAAGAAAGCTTACATAATGTAGAAATGAGAAAATGGCAAAGAGTACTGCATACTGCTGCACAATTACTTAGACAAGTAAGTCATATATCGCATCttcataaaattataatattatgctGCATAAATTAATTACAACTTTTCTTTCAATGCTGAAGACAGAAGAATCACTAATGGAATTACAAATGAGTATTCATCCTACAGcgacagaaaaaatgttttcagtcttgaaaccaaatttaaaaggttTGAACTCGTATACAGAACAGCGAAGTCATtcggaaatataaaaaaaaacaagtaaaatatttcaataaagtAAGTATTGCTAGACAATATGCAAtgaagcagtggcggatttaagaaaaaatgccCAAGTGACAAaccttctgaggggcccatttttcgggaaaatgaagaggtagtttactacaatcgggccaagtgtagtagtacgaaaaaacatgtagtgtttggatacctacacctaaacttaattttttttttggagatggagTCCTGGGGTGAggcttctgggcaggggcccaggcggcagcTGCTCATCAgccaccctgttaaatccgccactgcaattaagatgcattattataataaattttacttaATGCAGTAGTGTTCCGATAATTTCTCATGGCTCGGGATTGGTACTGAGCAGTTATCGAATCAGTGGGCGAGCATCTCTTCCAAGAATCGCCTGAGCTCGGCTCGCGTTGCTGCCGACGCTAATTGCTAGGGATGGTGGTGGGAACAAACCTCTATTACCTGCGCTGGAAGCTGGTAGGCGATGAGTCATCATTCCTCTGTGTGAAAAATAAGAttgtcattttaattttatctCACTGAGATGATTCTTACTGAGTTGGTAaaatttttctgatgaaaatgagtccaaacaaaatatttatacattcCAGCAACCTCTATTCCAAGTGAACGATTATTTTTTAAAGGTGAACAAATaactaaaaagaaaatatagtacCTACATCGTAACTTTAAGCTTTTTGAGGcaggatttaaaataattaaacgatTATGCCGAAATTTTGCATACTTAGCACagcaaaaggaataaaattagcaGGCGTCCCAACATTTTATCGCACCTTCCATTCTAAGGGACGCCTAGCCAACGGTTGAAGACATgcttgaactcattttcatcgggaaggtTTTAGCAACTCAGTAAAAACTGTTTCATTGAGATAAAATCAAAatcatgaaaatttattttttcctacATCAAGTGGGAGTGCACCTTTATGTTCCGGGACCCAGATTAGAACTAAGCACCGAACTgatacgttgctaaccacagcaaaGCATGAGGGTAATTGCAAGACTGCTGTGCATGCAGGTTCGTATCGCGCACACTATTGTACTTCCCTCAACCCATGctgttagcaacgtaacagttgcACCCTCGACTCTGATCCGGCGCCCACGATCGCAACGAGGTCTCCGGCTCCGAGCGGCTCTCTGTGCATCTCTGAGCCAGAGTCATACAGACAAAGACAGCAATAAGCCATTCAGTAATGAAAATGCCAACTTGTATATTTCCATTTGTATAatcatgatataattctgattatttttaatgattgtAATGGAAACGAGT
The nucleotide sequence above comes from Andrena cerasifolii isolate SP2316 chromosome 2, iyAndCera1_principal, whole genome shotgun sequence. Encoded proteins:
- the LOC143366365 gene encoding protein Aster-B isoform X2; the protein is MYFEVESPQKYPTTSMNKSVEDLLISSREVMNNISSTGLESPNTATSMGNGVTDNVQDTSSGVGGERSSPVSSPNLSPRPSPKARSKRDHSKGNSDSAIKESNSVNKFDEHQLHSMNAAEMWQLVHSCYGDELGLTSDDEDYVPPLPHADEEKLSTRLSVESFSEVESNVENSGTGAADAILSSKTGIQHRPRADPILDATDLSDTTESEAEKHGLKPSIRCGIVCAAPHEGRQISKASFPIHIDQLFTLLFTNSKFFLDFQTARKTTDLIQSAWTQNEQTAQKVRNLSFTIALSQAIGPRTSHITETQIMLPCSKPGHLYSIDVESANAGIPYADSFSVLLHYCITSLSENETSIAIYAQIKYKKNVWGFVKGVIEKNCWTGMEEYFSSLMKALGVECEESTNTVGLKRKARRRRRATGPGITLQSHASDHASSNLQASLNLSHINDTTVSGVRGDSNMIVSSILLIAVLCLMIINGLLYYKLWSLEEAAAYTIMDLHVLKSTPKTEEDWIHLLQQQESLHNVEMRKWQRVLHTAAQLLRQTEESLMELQMSIHPTATEKMFSVLKPNLKGLNSYTEQRSHSEI